In Methanocaldococcus sp. FS406-22, the genomic stretch AGGAGTAGAGGTTATAGTTCCAAAGGTTGGAGAGCCATTAGATTTATAAATTTCATTATTTTTCAATTTTTAAAAATTTTATCTATTTATTTAATTCATACAATAAAGTAAAATTAATATTAATGGTGGTTTTGGATGAACATTGTTCAATCATATATTACTGATGAAAAAGGAAATATCAAAGGAGTTATTTTAGATTATAAGACATTTAAAAAGATTGAGGAGTTGTTGTTGGATTATGGACTTTTAAAGGCGATGGAAGAAGTTGAAGATGAGGAAGAGGTTGATTTAGAAACTGCTAAAAAGTTGTTAGGGCAGTGAGATAATGGAAGTATCTTTTAAAAAGTCTTTTATTAAAGATTTAAAGAATTTACCTAAAAACATCCAAGAAAAGATTAAAAAATTAGTTTTTGAAGAAATTCCAAATAAAAATTGTTTATCTGAAATTCCTAATGTAAAAAAGCTAAAAGGTGCAGATAGCTACTACCGAATTAGAGTTGGAGAGTATAGGATTGGTTTTAAATACGAAAATGGAAAGATTGTGTTTTATAGAGTTTTACATAGAAAACAAATTTACAAAAAATTTCCATAATTTTATCGTTCTAAATCATCTAAATTTTTTAACTTATCTTATATTTCTTAACATAGATTTTATATGTTCTATTAACTCAAGAGCATCATCCATCTTTTTTAACTCTTCAATGCTAATAACAGGTAAATTTCTATACTCCTTCTCCTTCTCCTCTAATATCAACAAAGAGTAGCCATCTAAAAGCCTTGACAACTCCCTAACAAATAATGCCTTTCTCTTTACCTCTTCACTATCTTTCTCTTCAATATTTGTTAATAGGATGTTTAAATTGTCATCTACATCCTTCTCAGCCACAGCATCAAATGGAGCTTTTTCAACAACAAATGAATTAAACCCTAACTCGTTTAGAAAATTTATTGCCTCTTTCTTAAAATCTTCCAAATTTTCTAATTTGTTTTCTACCTCTTCATCATCAATTGGTTCAAATAAATCAATACCTTTAACTAACGGCACATCTAAGAACTCTTCAATTTTTATAGCTACATCTACTGAAGGATTTGCCATTTGTGTTTCATATTTATAGATTGCCTTTCTTGAGACACCAGCAACCTCTGCTAATTTTCCTACAGAGATCCCCATTGCCTCCCTAACTTCCTTTAAGACTTTTCCATCTATTTTTACAAAGAATCCTCCTCTATTAGCATAAACCACTGGAGGGCTTCCTTCCAAATAATCCCTAAACGTTTCAAAGGTTACTGCCTTTATATTGTATCTGTCATAAACAACTCCATGCTCCATAGGGGCGTTTCTTGTCCTAATACCAATTATTAGAGGAGTTCCATGTAATATTTTGCTAATCTTCTTTAATTCTTTTGACTGTTCTCTACTTAAGCTGTCAATATTCTTTAAAATTTTTAAAATTAATCTAATGTCCTCTTTACTTGCTACCATATCAAAACAACTTCTTCCTAATGGCTTTGAGACGATGAATTTATGTGCCTTTAATAATTCTATACATTCGGATATTAAAATCTCTCTCATAATCATCACCGTAAATTCTTCTAATCTAAATCATCATGATATTTATTTTTTATGGTTGTATTTTTATATTATTAAGCTTTACAAATATAAAGCTTTT encodes the following:
- a CDS encoding type II toxin-antitoxin system RelE/ParE family toxin, whose protein sequence is MEVSFKKSFIKDLKNLPKNIQEKIKKLVFEEIPNKNCLSEIPNVKKLKGADSYYRIRVGEYRIGFKYENGKIVFYRVLHRKQIYKKFP
- a CDS encoding transcriptional regulator gives rise to the protein MREILISECIELLKAHKFIVSKPLGRSCFDMVASKEDIRLILKILKNIDSLSREQSKELKKISKILHGTPLIIGIRTRNAPMEHGVVYDRYNIKAVTFETFRDYLEGSPPVVYANRGGFFVKIDGKVLKEVREAMGISVGKLAEVAGVSRKAIYKYETQMANPSVDVAIKIEEFLDVPLVKGIDLFEPIDDEEVENKLENLEDFKKEAINFLNELGFNSFVVEKAPFDAVAEKDVDDNLNILLTNIEEKDSEEVKRKALFVRELSRLLDGYSLLILEEKEKEYRNLPVISIEELKKMDDALELIEHIKSMLRNIR